The genomic DNA GGCGTAAAGCCCCCTTCCACCAGCAACTCAACCTGCCGGTGATTGGCATATCCCGCAATGGTGCGACCCGCGCCTGTAGGGTCAGTGCCGGCTACCAGCAGGCCTCCGGCATCATAGAACTGTTTTTCCCAGGCCAGCTCTTTCTGAAACAACGCTGCGCTGGCTGAGTCTTTATGCTGGGCCGCCTGCCAGTTGGCAACGATCTTCTTTCTAACTTCCGGCACCAGCGCAGCTTCGCCCCCACCCAGCACGGCTTCGCGATTGGTATAAGGCTCAAACACAGGCAATGTAGAGGTTACCGCCACGCCTTTGCTGATCAGCAACTGCTGCAGTTCTTTCATTTCGGGGCTGTTTACGGCCAGGTTCTGCAGCGATTTACGGGCATTGGCCGGGCAATCATCTTCCTTTTTGTTTTCTGCAAAATCGGTGCTGGCCAGAAAGCCATGTTCCAGGTTATCAATTCCCAGATCGGCAGCTTCGCGGTAGGTGATGGCGCACAGATGGCCGGTTACTTTCATGTGCCGCTGATGCGCTTCCCGCACCACCGCAGCCAGGTCCGCTTTGGTGGCATGCATGTACATTTTAAAGGAGGTGCAGCCTTTATCGGCCCAGAAATTTACGCTCCGGGCAGCATCTTCCGGCCCCTGGATGGTGTTGAGCGCCGGAATATCTAGGGCTGCTTCTTCGATGTAGGGTGCTGTTACGTCCATATCCGGCCCGATCAGTTTGCCTTCCTGTATCATGCGCTTGAGAGCCAGGTCCGTTTGGGGTTCGATACTTCCGGCAGTGCGGATGGTGGTGGCGCCGCCCGCCAGGTATAACTTCGGAAAGGTGCCCGGCATTTGGGCAATGTTGAAGTAATTGTCCAGCGGCTTGGTATAGTATAAATGTTCATGCAGCATCACCAGGCCCGGAATCAGGGTCTTACCCGTGCAATTGATCACCTCCGCCTCCTTTGGCAGCTTTATCTTTTTCGCATTGCCTACCTGCTCGATCCGGCCATTCCGAAGGATAACGGTTTGATGCTGGCGCGCCGGCGCACCGGAACCATCCAGCACCGTAGCATCGGTCAGCGCAATAACGTTGGCTTTAACCTTGATGAATTCGTTTACCTTCGGGGTAAAGTTTTGTGCCTTGCCTGCGCTTAGGCCACCACAGAAAGCAAGCGCCGCAAGCACGGCAGGAAGCGATTTGAACATAAAGATGCGGTAAGATATAGGTACCGATGAATGATTTAACAGGTCAGTTCTTATGCAAAGGCCATCACCGTATAGATCAGCGAGACAAGGCCATACACGATCAGGATCCATTTAATGACCTTCTTCCTGTTAATGGCACTTTTAAGAAAAGGGTAAAAAAGAAAGTAGATCAAGACCGCTGCTGCCAGCAGATACTGAATTCCTTTAAACATAATGTAAGTATGACCGCTGCCGGAGGTTGTTTGTTATACTGCTACCGGCGCTTTTATGCCCGGATGCGGATTATAGTTCACCAGTTCGAAATCTTCGAAGGTAAAATCAAAGATGTTCTTCACCTCGGGGTTCAGCTGCATTGTGGGCAATTCGCGGGGCTCACGCAAAAGCTGCTTTTGCGCCTGCTCCAGGTGGTTGAGGTATAAATGCGTATCGCCGCCGGTCCAGATAAACTCGCCGGGCTGCAGGCCCGTTACCTGCGCCATCATTTGCAGCAGCAAGGCATAGGAGGCAATGTTGAACGGTACGCCCAAAAACACATCGGCGGAGCGCTGGTATAGCTGGCAGCTCAGTTTACCCTCGGCCACATAAAACTGGAAGAAAGCATGGCAGGGCGGCAACTTCATCTGCTCGATCTCTCCCACGTTCCAGGCGCTCACGATGATGCGGCGCGAATCAGGGTTATGTTTCAGTTGCTGCACCACTTGCGTGATCTGGTCAATGTGGCGGCCATCAGGCGTAGGCCAGTTGCGCCATTGGGAGCCATACACAGGCCCGAGTTCACCGTTTTCATCGGCCCACTCGTCCCAGATGCTGACACCATTCTCTTTGAGGTAGGCAATATTGGTTTCTCCTTTCAGAAACCAGAGCAACTCATGTATGATCGATTTAAGGTGCACTTTTTTAGTGGTGACCATCGGAAAACCATCGGCCAGGTTAAAGCGCATCTGGTAGCCGAAAACACTTAGGGTGCCTGTTCCGGTCCGGTCTTCTTTCTTCACCCCGGTAGCGAGGATGTGCTGCATCAGGTCCAAATATTGCTTCATGCGGGTCGTGTCTTTTTCGGTTACAGGTCAAAAGCTAAAGATAGTATTTTTGTTTTTACGCAGGTATGAAAATGTGCCTGCAACCAGAATTTAAGTATGTATACCTGCTACAGCAGAGGCAGCCGGTCCTGCTTGGCTGATCAACAGCTTGCAGTAAACAGAAAGAGGCCTTCTGCACGCGCAAAAGGCCTCTTCTCAAAAACACCTGCTTTATTGCTGGGCTTTCGTTTCTTTTTCGGTTTTAGTTACTTCGGCCTTGGCAGTAGCATTTTTCTTGCAGCAGGCATGCGCGTCTGCTGTTTTGCTTAGCGTCGTTTTTGCCGATTTCTTCTCTTTTTTGGCTTTGCCGGCATCTGTGCAGTTTTCTTTGGTGCACTTGCCTCCCTCGCAGGCCATGGCTGGGGTGGCAGCAGCTCCGATTAAACCGGATAAAGCAAGAACTAGAACAATTTTCTTCATGATGCTTTTGATTTTGAGCGTTCCGAACAAAACGCCTGTTTAGTGGTTGTATGTTGCGTAAAGTTAAAAACTCCGTCCAAAGTATAAAATCATTTAAGCTCCTTTTCTGACCTCCTTGAACTACCGCAAAATTAGTTACCTGGTGCTGCTGTTGATCGCCCTGCTTACAGTGGCGAGCGTATACTTTGCTTCGCGCCTTCGCTTCGATTATAATTTCGATAATTTCTTCCCGAAAGGCGACCCGGAATTGGCCTATTATTTTAAGTACCGGAATACGTTTGGCAACGACAACGATTACCTGCTCATTGGGCTTGAAAATGAAAAATCCCTTTTCGATAAACAGTTCCTAACCCGGGTCGACAGCCTGACGCGTTATTTACAACGGCAGCCACACGTCGAGGCGGTGCTCTCTCCTACCACGGTTAAAAGCCCGGTGCTGGAAACGTTCGGCTATTTTGAAATACCATACCTGCATCCTGCCGAGCCGGAACGCTATACCCAGGATTCTTCCCTGGTATACAGCACCCCCGAACTGGTGGGTACCCTTTTCTCTGAAGATGCCACGGCCGTTTCCCTATTTGTTCAAACGTCGGATAACTTGGAAAAACCTGCCGCCGATACGCTCATGGCCTCGCTGACATCAGAACTGGCACAGCTGGGACTTACACCCCATCATATAGCAGGCAAGGCCCTGGCACAATCGGTATTTGTAGACAAGATGAAGGTGGAGTTGGCCATTTTTATGACGGCCTCTATCCTGCTTGTCATCCTGGTGCTCTGGATCACTTTCCGAACATTGTGGGGCGTGCTGATCCCGCTGATCGTCGTGGTGCTGTCTGTGCTTTGGGGTATGGGCGTGATGGGTATTTTTAACAAGCCGCTGGATGTGATGACGGTATTACTCCCTACCATTATGTTTGTGGTAGGCATGTCGGATGTGATCCACATTCTCTCCCGTT from Pontibacter liquoris includes the following:
- a CDS encoding thymidylate synthase gives rise to the protein MKQYLDLMQHILATGVKKEDRTGTGTLSVFGYQMRFNLADGFPMVTTKKVHLKSIIHELLWFLKGETNIAYLKENGVSIWDEWADENGELGPVYGSQWRNWPTPDGRHIDQITQVVQQLKHNPDSRRIIVSAWNVGEIEQMKLPPCHAFFQFYVAEGKLSCQLYQRSADVFLGVPFNIASYALLLQMMAQVTGLQPGEFIWTGGDTHLYLNHLEQAQKQLLREPRELPTMQLNPEVKNIFDFTFEDFELVNYNPHPGIKAPVAV
- a CDS encoding amidohydrolase family protein, producing MFKSLPAVLAALAFCGGLSAGKAQNFTPKVNEFIKVKANVIALTDATVLDGSGAPARQHQTVILRNGRIEQVGNAKKIKLPKEAEVINCTGKTLIPGLVMLHEHLYYTKPLDNYFNIAQMPGTFPKLYLAGGATTIRTAGSIEPQTDLALKRMIQEGKLIGPDMDVTAPYIEEAALDIPALNTIQGPEDAARSVNFWADKGCTSFKMYMHATKADLAAVVREAHQRHMKVTGHLCAITYREAADLGIDNLEHGFLASTDFAENKKEDDCPANARKSLQNLAVNSPEMKELQQLLISKGVAVTSTLPVFEPYTNREAVLGGGEAALVPEVRKKIVANWQAAQHKDSASAALFQKELAWEKQFYDAGGLLVAGTDPTGAGRTIAGYANHRQVELLVEGGFTPAEAIKICSLNGAIYLGREKEIGTIEKGKKADLVLINGDLSKDIKQIRQTEIVFKNGVGFDAPKIFESVQGIVGLN